The genomic segment ACCACGTTGAGCGCGGACGCCGAGAACCGGTCGAGGAGCAGCTTGGCGATGAAGACGACCCCTGCATACAGGGCCCCGAATTGAAGAGCCACCGACAGAGTCAGCGGATTCTTGATCTCGATTGAATCCACGGAGCCTGCCTCTCGGCTGGACCGTATCCACGCCCAGACCGACGCGGACAGCACGAAGAGGCCGAGGCCGATGAGCGGTGCAGCAAGGCTCTCCGCCATGGCCGGCGCGACGACGAAGGCGAGGGCGAGCACGCGGAAATACATGAGGCCGGAGGCGCCGAGGATCCCGGCCTGAAGGGAGTGGCGAAGGGCCGGCTCACCCCGCGACATCCGGGAGAACCCGAGAGTCACCGCCGTGGACGAGATCAGCCCTCCGACCAGGCCGGTAAACACGAGTCCTCCACTGCCCTTGATACGCATGGCCAGGTAACCGGCCAGGCCGACCGCGGAGACGAGAACGACCATGAGCCAGATCTCCCGGGGATTGAACGCATCGAAGGGCCCGAATGAATCATCCGGCAGGAGCGGGAGGATTATGGCGGTGATCACGCCGAACTGAACCGCAGCCCTGACATCCTCGTCGGAGAATCTCCCGGCCATCCTGTGCAACGGGGCCTTGGCCCAGAGCAGAGTTATGGTCCCAACCGTCAAAGCCAGCGCAACCACTATCTCGTCGGCCCACACCAGAGCACCCACACCGAAACTGATCACGGAAGCGGCTTCGGTGGTCGTACCCCA from the Acidimicrobiia bacterium genome contains:
- a CDS encoding MgtC/SapB family protein — encoded protein: MDGTGAMITAFLVAAGLGAVIGLERQTAHDGDPDEYAGARTFALYAILGALGGFAAEEYGPVAWLFWAVAALALIIVSYVFTFRATGDWGTTTEAASVISFGVGALVWADEIVVALALTVGTITLLWAKAPLHRMAGRFSDEDVRAAVQFGVITAIILPLLPDDSFGPFDAFNPREIWLMVVLVSAVGLAGYLAMRIKGSGGLVFTGLVGGLISSTAVTLGFSRMSRGEPALRHSLQAGILGASGLMYFRVLALAFVVAPAMAESLAAPLIGLGLFVLSASVWAWIRSSREAGSVDSIEIKNPLTLSVALQFGALYAGVVFIAKLLLDRFSASALNVVGALSGINDVDAINLSMANLVNDGLGAADGARAVLLAVATNTLVKASLVAGVGDRKSLRTVIGVLGAAAGGAVAVWLVL